In one Natronosalvus amylolyticus genomic region, the following are encoded:
- a CDS encoding TAXI family TRAP transporter solute-binding subunit → MVRPLKRRRFIAVSGVAGLASIAGCIGDDVDDDANGDDTDDVDDADDVDDTDDTDDTDDTDDTDDTDEEEDIEDADPDEGGEVLSWHAGGTGGTYYPLSGEMKSIVEANTPHGLQVQSTGASVENVGSLGREEADFALIQNDIAFFAVNGTGIEDFEGQPIENIRGVATLYPETIHIITQADSGIESVEDLEGATVNTGDLGSGTQVNALQILESAGVEDFEEQNTDFASATDQIRDGDIDAAVIVGGWPVGSVEELASTEDISLVAVDGDVRDAVMEDAEWMAADTIPGGTYDGVDDDVETVSVQAMIATHEGLDEGIVEEVTTAIFDNTDDFSIKADFISADTAQDGMPIDLHPGAEAYFG, encoded by the coding sequence ATGGTGCGACCACTCAAACGACGCCGCTTCATTGCGGTCTCAGGGGTTGCTGGACTGGCAAGTATCGCAGGCTGCATCGGTGACGATGTCGACGACGACGCAAACGGTGATGACACGGACGACGTCGACGACGCAGACGACGTTGACGATACCGACGACACGGACGACACCGACGACACGGACGACACCGACGATACCGACGAGGAAGAGGACATCGAAGACGCCGATCCGGACGAGGGGGGTGAGGTACTCTCCTGGCACGCGGGTGGCACGGGCGGTACCTACTACCCGCTTTCGGGCGAGATGAAGTCTATCGTGGAAGCAAACACCCCACACGGACTGCAGGTGCAATCGACCGGTGCGAGCGTCGAAAACGTCGGGAGTCTCGGACGCGAAGAGGCAGACTTCGCGCTGATCCAGAACGACATCGCCTTCTTCGCCGTCAACGGAACCGGCATCGAAGACTTCGAGGGCCAACCTATCGAGAACATCCGTGGCGTCGCCACGCTGTATCCCGAAACGATTCACATCATCACTCAGGCCGACTCGGGCATCGAATCGGTCGAAGACCTCGAGGGCGCGACGGTCAACACCGGTGACCTCGGCAGCGGAACCCAGGTCAACGCGCTCCAGATCCTCGAGTCCGCGGGCGTCGAGGACTTCGAAGAACAGAACACCGACTTCGCCTCCGCGACCGACCAGATCCGTGACGGTGACATCGACGCCGCCGTCATCGTCGGTGGCTGGCCCGTCGGCTCGGTCGAAGAGCTCGCCTCGACTGAGGACATTTCGCTGGTTGCGGTCGACGGGGACGTCCGCGATGCCGTCATGGAAGACGCGGAGTGGATGGCTGCAGATACCATCCCCGGCGGCACCTACGATGGGGTCGACGACGACGTCGAGACAGTCTCCGTCCAGGCGATGATCGCTACGCACGAGGGCCTCGACGAGGGTATCGTCGAGGAGGTGACGACGGCTATCTTCGACAACACCGACGACTTCAGTATCAAGGCAGACTTCATCAGTGCCGACACCGCACAGGACGGCATGCCGATCGATCTCCACCCCGGTGCCGAAGCCTACTTCGGCTAA
- a CDS encoding S9 family peptidase, which translates to MHTVSPTDYHEITQVSDPQLSPDGDRVAFVRTVPEDDETLEATIYVVPFGGDDPTQFTVSEGVDSQPRWSPDGSHLAFVSTRGADDDRPQLWLLPTDGGEARQVTSVVGGVSGLEWSPDGSKLLFTQSSTPEDREEGRDMAVESDYEPETPDPRVIDRMIYRAAQRYTDGRRSHVYTLEVAKALEQGVVTEGDNDAITRLTDGGEDFTGATWGDGETIYYARKLGEEPDDSIESEILAHDLDTGDVEAVTETVGWVTSLEATEDGRVAYPRTPRERFTLRQTNLEVYDRTTETAVTVTDSIDRTITGRFEWSPDDSTLYFLTPDEGSVVCWSVPGDGSEPPTKVYGEGVTVEDFSVGQNAVAYIQSEWDHPGDVFASTRAGNEATRLTRVNADYLEDRAVAQPEELRYESEQGPVQGWVLTPPNFAEEESYPLVVEIHGGPHGQWTESGTMWHEFQSLAAAGYVVFWSNPRGSIGYGEDHAAAIERDWGAVTLTDILAGVDLVCAREYVDTDEQYVTGGSFGGFMTAWTVGQTDRFRAAVSQRGVYDFTSFYGSTDAFKLVEGDYGVTPWEDPEYLWEQSPVAHVPDVETPTLVLHSDEDYRTPANTAELFYLGLKKHGVDTRMVRYPREGHELSRSGEPGHVVDRLERIQRWFDGYSEYSEAPPALERGPNEGLSSAEDEGTDAGAEDEN; encoded by the coding sequence ATGCACACGGTTTCGCCGACTGATTATCACGAGATTACGCAGGTTTCTGACCCACAACTGTCGCCTGATGGTGACCGGGTCGCGTTCGTCCGCACGGTTCCAGAGGACGACGAGACGCTCGAGGCGACGATTTACGTGGTTCCTTTCGGCGGGGACGATCCTACCCAGTTCACCGTCAGTGAGGGCGTCGACAGCCAGCCACGCTGGAGTCCCGACGGTTCCCACCTCGCGTTCGTCAGCACGCGCGGGGCCGACGACGATCGGCCACAGCTGTGGCTCCTTCCCACCGACGGCGGGGAAGCCCGTCAGGTAACGAGCGTCGTTGGAGGCGTGAGCGGCCTCGAGTGGAGCCCCGACGGCTCGAAGCTCCTCTTTACGCAGTCGTCGACCCCCGAGGACCGCGAGGAGGGACGAGATATGGCCGTCGAGAGCGACTACGAACCGGAGACGCCCGACCCGCGCGTCATCGACCGCATGATCTACCGGGCTGCCCAGCGTTACACCGACGGTCGGCGAAGCCACGTTTACACCCTCGAGGTAGCGAAGGCCCTCGAACAGGGTGTCGTTACCGAGGGCGACAACGACGCCATCACGCGGTTAACCGACGGTGGCGAGGACTTTACCGGGGCGACCTGGGGTGACGGGGAAACGATCTACTACGCACGAAAGCTTGGCGAGGAACCCGACGACTCCATCGAATCAGAAATCCTGGCCCACGACCTCGACACAGGCGACGTCGAGGCGGTCACCGAAACCGTCGGCTGGGTAACCTCGCTCGAGGCGACCGAAGACGGGCGGGTTGCCTATCCGCGGACCCCACGAGAGCGGTTTACGCTCCGTCAGACGAACCTCGAGGTGTACGACCGGACGACCGAGACGGCCGTGACGGTCACCGATTCGATCGATCGGACGATTACCGGTCGTTTCGAGTGGAGTCCTGACGACTCGACGCTGTATTTCTTGACGCCCGACGAGGGGTCGGTCGTCTGCTGGTCGGTCCCGGGCGACGGAAGCGAACCGCCGACGAAAGTGTACGGCGAGGGAGTTACGGTCGAAGACTTTTCCGTGGGTCAAAACGCCGTCGCCTACATCCAGAGCGAGTGGGACCATCCCGGCGATGTCTTCGCGTCCACGCGCGCGGGCAACGAAGCGACACGACTGACTCGCGTGAACGCGGACTACCTCGAGGACAGAGCCGTTGCCCAACCAGAAGAACTTCGCTACGAGAGCGAACAGGGGCCGGTACAGGGCTGGGTTCTCACGCCTCCGAACTTTGCGGAGGAGGAGTCCTATCCACTCGTCGTCGAAATTCACGGCGGGCCACACGGCCAGTGGACCGAAAGCGGCACGATGTGGCACGAGTTCCAGAGCCTCGCGGCTGCGGGATACGTCGTCTTCTGGTCGAACCCTCGCGGATCGATCGGGTATGGCGAAGACCACGCCGCAGCCATCGAACGCGACTGGGGTGCCGTCACGCTGACGGATATCCTCGCCGGCGTCGACCTCGTTTGTGCACGCGAGTACGTCGACACCGACGAGCAGTACGTCACCGGCGGCAGTTTCGGCGGCTTCATGACCGCCTGGACGGTCGGCCAGACCGACCGGTTCCGGGCCGCGGTGAGCCAGCGTGGGGTCTACGACTTCACGAGCTTTTACGGTTCGACGGACGCGTTCAAACTCGTCGAGGGTGACTACGGTGTCACCCCGTGGGAGGACCCCGAATACCTGTGGGAGCAGTCGCCGGTTGCGCACGTACCCGACGTCGAGACGCCCACGCTGGTGCTCCACTCGGACGAGGACTATCGGACGCCGGCGAACACGGCCGAACTGTTCTATCTCGGCCTGAAAAAACACGGCGTCGACACCCGCATGGTTCGCTATCCCCGCGAGGGACACGAACTCTCCCGGTCTGGCGAACCCGGTCACGTCGTCGACCGCCTCGAGCGCATCCAACGCTGGTTCGACGGCTACAGCGAGTACAGCGAGGCCCCGCCGGCGCTCGAGCGCGGCCCGAACGAGGGACTCTCGAGTGCGGAAGATGAGGGAACGGACGCGGGTGCTGAGGACGAGAACTGA
- a CDS encoding metal ABC transporter ATP-binding protein, whose product MSYAIAVENVSFSYEDRPVLKDVSLSVEEGDFLGIVGPNGSGKTTLLQIMLGLQSPDSGTVELFGTPASSFKDGARLGYVSQHSTDADATMPVTVREVVRMGRYVHAGIGPLNEADRESIDDALETVGISDLADRRINHLSGGQRQRAYIARALASEADLLALDEPTVGVDADSVEAFYTLLDDLNGQGITILLIEHDIGVLTQHASTMACLDCELYEHCETGQFLESDALEQAFSSARVVSSQQLAAGD is encoded by the coding sequence ATGAGTTATGCAATCGCCGTTGAGAACGTTTCCTTCTCCTACGAAGACCGGCCTGTCTTGAAAGACGTTTCACTGTCAGTCGAGGAGGGGGACTTTCTCGGAATAGTCGGGCCGAATGGCTCCGGCAAGACGACGCTGTTGCAAATTATGCTGGGGTTGCAATCACCCGATTCAGGTACCGTCGAACTGTTCGGGACGCCAGCATCGTCGTTCAAAGACGGTGCCCGTCTAGGGTACGTCTCACAGCACTCGACGGATGCCGACGCGACGATGCCGGTCACCGTCCGCGAAGTCGTCAGGATGGGGCGATACGTACACGCCGGAATCGGGCCCCTCAACGAGGCGGATCGCGAGAGTATCGACGACGCGCTCGAGACTGTGGGAATCTCGGATCTCGCCGACCGACGAATCAACCACCTCTCAGGTGGACAGCGCCAGCGAGCATACATCGCGCGGGCCCTTGCGTCGGAAGCCGACCTGCTGGCACTCGACGAACCGACTGTCGGTGTCGATGCCGACTCTGTCGAAGCGTTCTACACCCTTCTCGACGATCTGAACGGGCAGGGAATCACGATTCTTCTGATCGAACACGACATCGGCGTGCTCACCCAGCACGCGAGCACGATGGCGTGTCTCGACTGCGAACTCTACGAACACTGTGAAACCGGGCAGTTCCTCGAGAGCGATGCGCTCGAACAGGCGTTCAGTTCAGCGCGCGTCGTCAGTTCACAGCAACTCGCCGCAGGTGATTGA
- a CDS encoding metal ABC transporter permease: protein MPVPREWSVVFVGFPTVYDLFWGATCSTVDTWLVCSGFLQRGFTAGILIGITAPIVGAYLVNRQMALIGEALAHTAFGGVAIGLFVGAAVPSVNYPLLFALVAAALAALGMQYIAVKTDGYADIPIAIMLTGGFAVGIAVISYGVVFSSTVESYLFGDILFVPFENVQLMVGLTMVVAATVGLTHKQLLFITFDREAARLARLNVWFYDTLLIVLTALVVVAAMQILGAILVAGMLVIPVAAAMQLTSSFNRGMLLSVILGQVAIFGGIFLSYSWNIATGAMIIIVAIAVYLAAVSSTLLRQL, encoded by the coding sequence ATGCCAGTCCCTCGCGAGTGGTCGGTGGTGTTCGTCGGCTTTCCGACGGTGTACGACCTGTTCTGGGGAGCGACCTGTAGCACCGTCGATACGTGGCTCGTCTGTAGTGGCTTCCTCCAGCGAGGGTTCACGGCCGGGATTTTGATCGGGATTACCGCCCCAATCGTCGGTGCGTATCTCGTCAACCGACAGATGGCACTCATCGGTGAGGCCCTCGCCCACACGGCCTTTGGCGGCGTGGCAATCGGTCTGTTCGTCGGCGCTGCCGTGCCGAGTGTGAATTACCCGCTGTTGTTCGCGCTGGTCGCGGCCGCACTTGCTGCCCTCGGGATGCAGTATATCGCGGTCAAAACCGACGGCTACGCCGACATACCAATCGCGATTATGCTCACCGGCGGCTTCGCAGTCGGGATTGCGGTTATTTCCTACGGCGTCGTCTTCAGTTCGACCGTCGAGAGCTATCTCTTCGGGGACATCCTGTTCGTCCCGTTCGAAAACGTCCAGCTCATGGTCGGCCTCACGATGGTCGTCGCGGCAACGGTCGGATTGACCCACAAGCAACTGCTGTTCATTACGTTCGACCGGGAAGCCGCCCGACTCGCCCGACTCAACGTCTGGTTCTACGATACGTTACTTATCGTCCTCACGGCGCTGGTCGTCGTCGCCGCGATGCAAATCCTCGGCGCGATTCTCGTCGCTGGGATGCTCGTCATCCCCGTCGCTGCTGCGATGCAACTCACGAGTAGCTTCAATCGTGGAATGCTATTGTCCGTCATCCTCGGACAGGTCGCAATATTCGGTGGCATCTTTCTCTCGTATTCCTGGAACATTGCAACCGGTGCGATGATCATCATCGTCGCCATCGCCGTCTACCTCGCTGCCGTCAGCAGCACGCTCCTTCGGCAACTGTAG
- a CDS encoding metal ABC transporter substrate-binding protein, translating into MKTDSKTERSVSWNLTRRKALAGAGGLVAGLAGCIGDDPQNGNGGNGGGDEGDSEFTVFATMPAVWDFVRQVAGEHMDVIDLVPVGEHGHDWNPEPGTVEDLDRADGFVYLRDFSSWQDDAAEQLEDEGVVVIEASEGIEFFDSPAEDNDEHWWMDPIECQNGVRNIADGISEIDPDHADDYEANAERFNEELQAVHEEFEAIVERAQLNEIVVGTHDSFQWWNRRYGIDIYSPVGTSPDDAASPQDVQEIEELIEEFDIGHVLYDVGEPATLAEDLANEVDAKILPLSPVETQIDGSPDLDTGLRMESDWGYVDHFREINLPSLETALQAEEN; encoded by the coding sequence ATGAAAACAGATTCGAAGACCGAACGATCGGTTTCATGGAACCTCACGCGACGGAAGGCGCTTGCCGGTGCCGGTGGACTGGTTGCCGGATTAGCCGGATGTATCGGAGACGATCCGCAAAACGGCAACGGCGGTAATGGGGGCGGTGATGAAGGCGATAGCGAGTTTACCGTCTTCGCGACGATGCCCGCGGTGTGGGACTTCGTTCGACAGGTTGCAGGAGAACACATGGACGTTATCGATCTGGTCCCCGTTGGCGAACACGGTCACGACTGGAATCCCGAGCCGGGAACCGTCGAAGACCTGGATCGGGCCGATGGTTTCGTGTATCTTCGTGATTTCTCGAGTTGGCAAGACGACGCGGCGGAGCAACTCGAAGACGAAGGAGTCGTCGTCATCGAGGCTTCAGAAGGGATCGAGTTCTTCGATAGTCCGGCAGAGGACAACGACGAACACTGGTGGATGGACCCTATCGAGTGCCAGAACGGTGTTCGCAACATTGCAGACGGGATCAGTGAGATCGACCCCGACCATGCCGACGATTACGAGGCCAATGCCGAGCGTTTCAACGAGGAACTCCAGGCGGTTCACGAGGAGTTCGAGGCCATCGTCGAGCGCGCACAGCTCAATGAGATCGTTGTCGGCACCCACGACTCGTTCCAGTGGTGGAACCGGCGCTACGGTATCGACATCTACTCGCCCGTCGGCACCTCGCCGGACGACGCCGCCTCGCCGCAGGACGTACAGGAGATCGAAGAACTCATCGAGGAGTTCGATATCGGACACGTCCTGTACGACGTTGGCGAACCGGCGACGCTCGCCGAAGACCTCGCAAACGAGGTGGATGCGAAAATTCTTCCGTTGTCACCGGTCGAAACACAGATCGACGGTAGCCCTGACCTCGACACCGGGCTTCGAATGGAGTCCGACTGGGGCTACGTCGATCACTTCCGCGAAATCAATCTCCCATCGCTCGAGACAGCCTTGCAAGCCGAAGAGAATTAG